From Scleropages formosus chromosome 1, fSclFor1.1, whole genome shotgun sequence, a single genomic window includes:
- the LOC108930438 gene encoding scavenger receptor cysteine-rich type 1 protein M160, which translates to MTKEQGVSGEPTQSKSTVVMSDIRTLNKLRLWGGRGPCDGRVEVFNNGEWGVICNYKWSVANEKVICRALGCGTRTVSSTEHSSTDPPKKAWMNEINCTGEEKHLWDCLFNGWGITPCNYDTQHIIINCSGTPEANVVCRELNCGTSRVIPPPGLFATKGSTAITILGCEGTENHLWQCNKEITASSYLPPNTTAAVICSSTLTLSDPDTVKVVLLNGAKESRCFGAVHFNRNGINEAVCSNEWDINDGSAVCKELGCGWPLLVSPGEWTSDAHVNNVFCFGSESSVFHCMANYQKPTDCTKATVTCSSSIEVRLADGAGRCSGRVEILFQGKWMSLPSEGWTMNERNVSISLNGGCWGRVMVHAEGKSGAVCADTWNNGHSTGLCKSLGCGVAVAEMKGERIPGGVTIGSMYCVGTDNLLTQCSFTPNSDLSYCQDRPVYVTCSGSIKPRIQDLKEKCSGNVELFHSGHWYPVCSKVLSKNLLNWICEELHCGTALPGNGTVLNTEETKEGFSIITACERDNLSISDCEIGTKLEKCAQGWARIMLTDLSPCEGRVYALNRKELYSVSGQGWGDKEVQVLCKYLQCGNRVHHESRENSLNRWWEHSYNCNGNETSIWQCKETETPTERKQLYIRCTDNPVVKLVNTSDRCFGTVEVTAFGQAQPVCANQWDQEHSRLLCQQLNCSGAVAHKVVKPGRRFTAHYFRCTGKESVLWQCGSTQRECSSYVSVVCSDSIRLKLSQKCGGTVEIFYGGVWEPVCPEPNMPSQQICSELDCGKAISHTPKVIPKARLLNISLECTGRETYIKHCVRKTGCERKTLGQVYCGKYVPETERAVPVGTIVGVVLGLLLMTVTAVLIFWQWRRKRSSRLRRVARNASIFDSGEYEDVEPNVCEMLAPEVKSSDELPAARLELASRVLPGESDADWNNRQDSVSSSQSEYDDIENKARDSDELMEKEGHSSSNQNPAMENEINGLPGPAPEVIEEDYDDITTSPVVKEPPVAQGMGNCETGGDEEYIQPIE; encoded by the exons gaaCACTAAATAAACTGCGCCTGTGGGGAGGCCGGGGTCCATGTGATGGTCGTGTGGAGGTCTTCAACAATGGAGAATGGGGTGTCATCTGCAATTATAAGTGGAGCGttgcaaatgaaaaagtgaTCTGCAGGGCGCTTGGCTGCGGGACCCGCACGGTCTCTTCAACCGAACACTCGTCCACCGATCCACCGAAGAAGGCATGGATGAACGAAATCAACTGCACCGGAGAGGAGAAGCATCTCTGGGATTGCCTGTTCAATGGCTGGGGTATCACTCCCTGTAACTATGATACTcaacacatcatcatcaactgTTCCG GTACCCCAGAAGCCAATGTGGTGTGCAGGGAGCTGAACTGCGGCACGTCTCGGGTCATCCCGCCACCAGGCCTTTTCGCCACCAAGGGATCCACAGCAATCACCATCCTGGGCTGTGAGGGCACGGAGAATCACCTGTGGCAGTGCAACAAGGAGATAACGGCAAGCTCCTACTTGCCCCCTAACACCACAGCTGCCGTCATCTGTTCCAGTACGCTCACGCTATCTGACCCCG aCACGGTTAAAGTGGTGCTCCTGAATGGAGCCAAAGAGAGTCGTTGCTTTGGAGCAGTTCATTTCAACAGGAATGGCATAAATGAGGCAGTGTGCTCCAATGAATGGGACATAAACGATGGATCTGCGGTTTGCAAGGAGCTGGGATGCGGCTGGCCTCTTTTGGTCTCACCGGGCGAATGGACCAGTGATGCTCACGTGAACAACGTATTCTGTTTTGGTTCAGAGTCTTCAGTCTTTCATTGCATGGCCAATTATCAAAAACCCACAGACTGTACTAAAGCCACTGTCACCTGCAGCA GTAGCATTGAGGTGCGTCTCGCCGATGGTGCAGGGAGATGCTCAGGCAGGGTGGAGATTTTATTTCAGGGTAAATGGATGAGTTTACCTTCAGAAGGCTGGACCATGAATGAGA GAAACGTATCTATAAGTTTGAACGGCGGGTGCTGGGGCAGGGTGATGGTGCACGCGGAGGGTAAATCTGGAGCCGTGTGTGCCGACACATGGAACAACGGCCACTCCACCGGCCTCTGCAAAAGCTTAGGCTGTGGCGTAGCAGTTGCTGAAATGAAAGGGGAGAGGATCCCTGGTGGAGTAACCATTGGCAGCATGTACTGCGTCGGAACAGACAATCTCCTCACCCAGTGCAGTTTCACACCCAACAGTGACTTGTCTTATTGCCAAGACAGGCCTGTCTATGTTACTTGTTCAG GCAGCATAAAGCCCAGGATTCAGGACCTAAAGGAGAAATGCTCAGGCAACGTGGAGCTCTTCCACTCGGGCCACTGGTATCCAGTCTGCTCCAAGGTTCTCAGTAAAAACCTTCTCAATTGGATTTGTGAAGAGCTGCATTGTGGGACTGCTCTCCCTGGCAATGGCACTGTACTCAACACCGAGGAAACTAAAGAAGGATTTTCGATTATTACTGCCTGCGAGAGGGACAATCTCTCCATATCAGACTGCGAAATAGGAACCAAGCTTGAAAAATGCGCGCAAG GGTGGGCCCGTATCATGCTGACGGACTTAAGCCCATGCGAAGGAAGGGTTTACGCATTGAATCGGAAAGAGCTGTACTCGGTGAGCGGCCAGGGTTGGGGTGACAAGGAGGTCCAGGTGCTCTGCAAGTACCTGCAATGCGGGAACCGTGTTCATCACGAGAGCAGGGAGAACAGCCTCAACCGCTGGTGGGAGCACTCGTACAACTGCAATGGCAACGAGACAAGCATCTGGCAGTGCAAGGAGACGGAGACGCCCACAGAGCGCAAGCAACTTTACATCAGATGCACAG ACAACCCTGTGGTGAAATTGGTCAACACATCTGATCGCTGTTTTGGCACAGTGGAAGTAACAGCATTTGGCCAGGCACAGCCTGTCTGTGCGAACCAGTGGGATCAAGAGCACTCTCGGCTGCTGTGCCAGCAGTTAAACTGCTCTGGGGCTGTTGCTCATAAAGTCGTCAAGCCCGGTCGTCGGTTCACCGCACACTACTTTCGTTGTACTGGCAAGGAGTCCGTGCTCTGGCAGTGTGGCTCAACCCAGAGGGAGTGTAGCAGTTATGTGTCTGTGGTTTGCTCAG ACAGCATTCGACTAAAACTGTCCCAGAAATGTGGGGGGACAGTTGAAATTTTCTACGGGGGTGTATGGGAACCCGTGTGCCCGGAGCCGAATATGCCGAGTCAACAGATCTGCTCTGAGCTGGACTGTGGAAAAGCGATAAGTCACACGCCGAAAGTGATTCCAAAAGCAAGACTGCTCAACATATCTCTGGAGTGCACTGGCAGAGAGACGTACATCAAGCACTGCGTCCGCAAGACGGGCTGTGAAAGGAAGACGCTGGGACAGGTTTACTGTGGAA AGTACGTTCCTGAAACGGAACGTGCGGTCCCAGTCGGCACAATTGTGGGAGTTGTGCTGGGTCTGCTGCTTATGACTGTGACAGCTGTGCTGATATTCTGGCAATGGAGGCGCAAAAGATCCAGCAGAT TGAGGCGAGTAGCTAGAAACGCATCCATCTTTGATAGCGGTGAGTATGAAGATGTCGAGCCCAACGTGTGTGAGATGCTTGCCCCGGAGGTGAAAAGCTCAG ATGAACTACCTGCAGCTCGCCTTGAGCTGGCCTCTCGCGTCCTTCCCGGAG AAAGTGATGCGGATTGGAATAATAGGCAAGACAGTGTGTCCTCCTCCCAGTCAGAGTACGATGACATTGAGAACAAAGCAAGGGACTCCGATGAACTGATGGAAAAAGAAGGGCATAGTTCCTCTAACCAGAACCCTGCAATGGAAAATGAAATCAATG GCTTGCCAGGACCAGCACCTGAAGTCATCGAGGAGGACTATGATGACATCACAACGTCCCCTGTTGTCAAGGAGCCACCTGTTGCCCAAGGCATGGGGAACTGTGAGACTGGTGGTGATGAAGAATACATACAGCCTATCGAATAA
- the LOC108930439 gene encoding serine/threonine-protein kinase SBK1, whose amino-acid sequence MIELEMADGSLIDELMELTAQSLSRLEINDHFNIIKEIGRGKYGKVLLVTHRCRGTPMALKVMPKASTKLQGFLREYCISLHLSCHPCIVGLFGIAFQSEEHYGFAQELVIGKDLFAVIQPRVGIPEGAVKRCVLQIASALEFIHEHGLVHRDVKPENILLLDRHCCRVKLADFGLTQKRGTLIRLISGTLPYMAPELCAMAVEPGERRPRAEPLSVEPSLDTWAFGVLIFCILTGYFPWERCTTSDDFYQEFADWCQSPAKAATPSQWKRFTPAALEMFSRLLAVDASHRCTVGEVEAYINVDWVRTVPPGELVGDDGMVKATSTLSVKRSSLVQQMEAE is encoded by the exons ATGATCGAGTTAGAAATGGCAGATGGCAGCCTCATCGACGAACTGATGGAGCTGACAGCTCAGAGCCTGAGTCGCCTGGAGATTAACGACCATTTCAACATTATCAAGGAAATCGGCCGTGGCAAATATGGCAAAGTTTTACTGGTCACTCATCGTTGCAGGG GTACCCCCATGGCCCTGAAAGTCATGCCAAAGGCCTCGACCAAGCTGCAGGGCTTCCTGCGGGAGTACTGCATCTCCCTTCATCTCTCCTGCCACCCTTGCATCGTGGGCCTCTTTGGCATCGCCTTCCAGTCTGAGGAGCACTATGGCTTTGCACAAGAGCTTGTCATCGGCAAGGACCTGTTTGCTGTTATTCAGCCACGG GTGGGCATCCCAGAAGGTGCCGTCAAGCGCTGCGTCCTGCAAATAGCCAGTGCCCTGGAGTTTATTCACGAACATGGTCTGGTGCATCGCGACGTCAAGCCTGAGAACATTCTGCTGCTGGACCGGCACTGCTGTCGGGTTAAGCTGGCCGACTTTGGCCTCACTCAGAAAAGGGGGACGCTGATCCGCCTCATCTCGGGCACCCTGCCCTACATGGCCCCAGAGCTGTGTGCTATGGCTGTGGAGCCTGGAGAGCGCAGACCTAGAGCTGAACCCCTCAGTGTGGAGCCCAGCCTGGACACCTGGGCCTTTGGTGTTCTCATCTTCTGCATTCTCACTGGTTACTTTCCCTGGGAGCGCTGCACCACCTCAGATGACTTCTACCAGGAGTTCGCGGACTGGTGCCAGTCGCCTGCAAAGGCAGCAACGCCGTCGCAGTGGAAGAGGTTCACACCTGCTGCTCTGGAGATGTTCAGCAGGCTGCTGGCGGTAGATGCCTCGCACAGGTGCACTGTGGGTGAGGTGGAGGCATATATAAATGTGGACTGGGTGAGGACAGTGCCACCTGGAGAGCTGGTAGGGGATGATGGGATGGTCAAAGCCACATCGACACTCAGTGTGAAAAGGAGCAGCCTTGTACAACAGATGGAGGCAGAATAA